The bacterium genome includes a window with the following:
- a CDS encoding SDR family oxidoreductase — MTQLQDHVAIVTGASSGIGFATALALAQAGAKVTLAARRKDRLGNLKKKITEQGGEALLVQTDVTDQAAVQAAVQQTMKKWGRIDVLVNNAGVMLLSYMHNLKVEEWARMIDTNVKGMLYGIAAVLPIMREQRRGHLINISSDAALKVFPGSAVYSGTKAAIKWIAEGLRFELAREKMPVRVTTIMPGAVATELASHISDPGILEVFRNNPRIEFMKPEDVAAAVLYALQQPAHVDINQVLVRPTEQAT; from the coding sequence ATGACGCAACTGCAAGATCACGTGGCGATTGTCACCGGCGCGAGCAGCGGCATTGGTTTCGCGACCGCCCTGGCGCTGGCACAGGCAGGCGCGAAAGTCACGCTGGCGGCGCGGCGCAAGGATCGCTTGGGCAATTTGAAGAAGAAGATCACCGAGCAAGGCGGGGAGGCGCTGCTGGTTCAAACCGATGTCACCGATCAAGCTGCAGTGCAGGCGGCAGTGCAGCAGACCATGAAGAAGTGGGGGCGAATCGACGTGCTCGTCAACAATGCCGGCGTGATGCTACTGTCCTACATGCACAACCTCAAGGTTGAAGAGTGGGCGCGCATGATCGATACCAACGTCAAGGGCATGCTGTATGGCATTGCGGCGGTGTTGCCGATCATGCGGGAGCAGCGCCGCGGGCACCTCATCAACATCTCGTCGGACGCCGCGCTCAAGGTGTTTCCCGGCTCAGCGGTCTACAGCGGCACCAAGGCGGCAATCAAATGGATTGCGGAGGGGTTGCGCTTCGAGTTGGCGCGGGAGAAGATGCCGGTGCGCGTGACCACCATCATGCCGGGTGCCGTGGCCACCGAGCTGGCCTCGCACATCTCGGATCCCGGCATTCTTGAAGTTTTCAGGAATAATCCGCGCATCGAGTTCATGAAGCCGGAAGACGTCGCTGCCGCGGTGCTGTACGCCCTGCAGCAGCCCGCGCACGTTGACATCAATCAAGTCCTGGTGCGGCCCACAGAGCAGGCAACTTGA
- a CDS encoding co-chaperone GroES family protein, translating to MRRTKTGKRTRLLVVGDRVLIEPDEGEERTEVGLYLPKWAVERESVQGGKIVATGPGTPLPDFGEVDSEPWKPARREARHLPMQAREGDYAIFLRKAAVEIKIDDKNYLVVPQGAILVLMRSSSAE from the coding sequence ATGAGACGAACGAAAACGGGAAAACGCACGCGCCTGCTGGTGGTTGGTGATCGTGTTCTCATCGAACCGGATGAAGGGGAGGAGCGCACCGAGGTCGGGTTGTATTTGCCCAAATGGGCCGTGGAACGGGAATCGGTTCAAGGCGGCAAGATTGTGGCCACCGGGCCCGGCACGCCGCTGCCGGATTTTGGTGAAGTCGACAGCGAGCCGTGGAAGCCGGCGCGCCGTGAAGCGCGGCATCTCCCCATGCAGGCGCGCGAGGGAGATTACGCCATTTTCCTGCGCAAAGCCGCGGTCGAAATCAAAATCGACGACAAGAATTATCTGGTCGTGCCGCAGGGCGCGATTTTGGTATTGATGCGCAGCAGCAGTGCGGAATGA
- the fbp gene encoding class 1 fructose-bisphosphatase encodes MVKRLMTIERHIIEQQKSFPQATGEFSALLYDLAFAAKVISREVRRAGLIDILGFTGATNVQGELVRKLDEYADDVIFRALDHTGRLCCLASEERDELIHIPAEFKCGHYVLLYDPLDGSSNIDANVSIGTIFSIMRKISPGERGTLADALQPGEKQVGAGYILYGSSTLLVYTAGRGVHGFTLDPTVGEFLLSHENLTIPRRGQIYSTNEGNAGRWSEGMRNYVQYLKQTDKATGRPYSSRYIGSLVSDFHRNLLYGGVFLYPADAKNPNGKLRLLYEANPLALLATQAGGAASNGQQNVLTVTPTELHQRTPLIIGSAEDVQEAEEFLQGKRTA; translated from the coding sequence ATGGTCAAGAGACTGATGACAATCGAGCGGCACATCATCGAGCAGCAGAAATCCTTTCCCCAAGCCACCGGTGAGTTTTCCGCGCTGCTGTATGATTTGGCGTTTGCCGCCAAAGTCATCTCGCGCGAGGTGAGACGCGCCGGGTTGATCGACATTCTCGGCTTTACCGGCGCCACCAACGTGCAGGGCGAACTGGTGCGCAAGCTCGACGAGTATGCCGATGATGTCATCTTTCGCGCGCTCGATCACACCGGCCGGTTGTGCTGCCTGGCGAGTGAGGAGCGCGACGAACTCATTCACATTCCCGCCGAATTCAAGTGCGGCCATTACGTGCTGCTTTATGATCCGCTCGACGGCTCCTCCAACATCGACGCGAATGTGAGCATCGGCACGATTTTCTCGATCATGCGCAAGATCAGCCCGGGCGAGCGCGGCACGCTGGCAGATGCGTTGCAGCCCGGCGAAAAACAGGTGGGCGCCGGTTACATTCTTTATGGCTCTTCCACGCTGCTGGTCTACACCGCGGGCCGGGGCGTGCACGGTTTCACGCTGGACCCGACCGTGGGAGAATTTCTGCTCTCGCATGAAAACCTCACGATCCCGCGGCGCGGCCAGATCTACAGCACCAATGAAGGCAACGCCGGTCGCTGGAGCGAGGGCATGCGCAATTACGTGCAATATCTCAAGCAGACGGACAAAGCCACCGGCCGGCCGTATTCCTCGCGTTACATCGGCTCGCTGGTTTCGGATTTTCACCGCAATCTGCTGTACGGCGGCGTTTTCCTTTATCCCGCCGACGCCAAAAACCCCAACGGCAAGCTGCGGCTGCTGTATGAAGCCAACCCGCTGGCGCTGCTTGCCACCCAGGCCGGCGGAGCGGCCAGCAACGGCCAGCAGAATGTGCTGACCGTGACGCCCACGGAGTTGCACCAGCGCACGCCGCTGATCATCGGCTCGGCGGAAGACGTGCAGGAAGCGGAGGAATTCCTGCAAGGCAAACGCACCGCCTGA
- a CDS encoding purine-nucleoside phosphorylase, with amino-acid sequence MAPLQAEMAPPLLDAERLATASAFVQQRFTTIPRLALILGSGLGTFADSMQSTEILPTSEIPDYPRSTVAGHAGRWVVGKVGGKSLLALQGRVHTYEGYPVSLVGFPVHLLAELGVKRLIVTNAAGGLNPLFKSGDLMLIDDHINFMFANPLRGQHRKEWGERWPDMRAPYDLELQRVALEAARQLGIPLCRGVLFSSKGPSYESAAEVRMAQRLGADAATMSTVPEVLVAVSRGLQVLGLSCITNLCTGLTAQKLDHADVTEVANRISTTFQQLLHAIIKKIG; translated from the coding sequence ATGGCTCCTTTACAAGCCGAAATGGCGCCGCCCCTGCTCGACGCGGAGCGCCTGGCAACTGCCAGCGCCTTCGTGCAACAACGTTTTACCACCATTCCCCGGCTGGCCCTCATTTTGGGATCGGGCCTGGGGACGTTTGCCGACAGCATGCAAAGCACCGAGATCCTGCCCACCAGCGAGATTCCGGACTATCCGCGCTCGACCGTTGCCGGCCATGCCGGTCGCTGGGTTGTCGGCAAGGTGGGCGGCAAGAGCCTGCTGGCCCTGCAGGGCCGCGTGCACACCTACGAAGGCTATCCGGTGTCGCTGGTCGGATTTCCGGTGCATTTGTTGGCAGAGCTGGGCGTCAAGCGTTTAATCGTCACCAATGCCGCCGGCGGCCTCAACCCGTTGTTCAAGTCCGGCGATTTGATGCTGATCGATGATCACATCAATTTCATGTTCGCCAATCCGCTGCGCGGGCAGCATCGCAAGGAGTGGGGCGAGCGCTGGCCGGACATGCGCGCGCCCTATGATCTCGAGTTGCAACGCGTGGCATTGGAGGCCGCGCGCCAGCTCGGCATTCCCCTGTGCCGTGGCGTGCTGTTTTCCTCCAAGGGGCCGAGCTACGAGTCGGCGGCGGAAGTGAGGATGGCGCAGCGCCTGGGCGCGGATGCCGCCACCATGTCCACCGTGCCGGAAGTGCTGGTGGCAGTTTCACGCGGCCTGCAAGTGCTGGGCCTTTCCTGCATCACCAATCTGTGCACCGGCTTGACCGCTCAAAAGCTCGATCATGCCGACGTCACCGAAGTGGCGAATCGCATCAGCACGACGTTTCAACAATTGCTGCACGCCATCATCAAAAAGATCGGATGA
- a CDS encoding cold-shock protein, whose protein sequence is METGTVKWFNEAKGYGFIQRENGQDVFVHFKAINGDGFKTLTEGEKVQFEVQQGPKGLSASNVVRLGK, encoded by the coding sequence ATGGAAACGGGAACTGTCAAGTGGTTCAATGAAGCCAAGGGTTATGGTTTCATTCAGCGCGAAAACGGGCAAGATGTCTTCGTTCATTTCAAAGCCATCAACGGTGATGGTTTCAAGACCTTGACCGAAGGCGAAAAGGTGCAGTTCGAAGTCCAGCAAGGGCCCAAGGGCTTGTCGGCTTCCAACGTCGTTCGCCTGGGCAAGTAA
- a CDS encoding cytidine deaminase, with product MKADTKELIAAAVRAKAKALAPYSQFHVGAAIATRAGRIYDGCNIESSSYGLTCCAERVAIFKALSEGERDFVCVAVAADTEEFTTPCGACRQVLWDYGRDLDVVLVNRAGATRAFKLKDLLPEAFDEHMFGHA from the coding sequence ATGAAAGCGGACACCAAAGAACTGATCGCTGCGGCAGTGCGCGCCAAAGCCAAGGCGCTGGCGCCCTATTCGCAGTTCCACGTCGGTGCCGCCATTGCCACACGCGCGGGGCGCATCTACGACGGCTGCAACATCGAGTCGAGCTCGTACGGCCTGACTTGCTGCGCGGAACGCGTGGCGATCTTCAAGGCGCTCTCGGAGGGCGAACGTGATTTCGTATGCGTGGCAGTGGCGGCCGACACCGAAGAATTCACCACGCCCTGCGGCGCATGCCGGCAAGTGCTATGGGACTACGGCCGCGATCTCGACGTTGTTTTGGTCAACCGCGCCGGCGCAACGCGGGCGTTCAAACTGAAGGACCTGCTGCCGGAGGCCTTTGACGAACACATGTTTGGCCATGCATAA
- a CDS encoding single-stranded DNA-binding protein, which yields MATRGLNKVMLIGHVGRDPEIKYTPGGLAVATFSVATNESFKDKEGKQQDRTEWHRIVAFGRTAEVMGEYLKKGQLVYVEGRLQTRSWDDDKGQKRYITEIVANSVQFLSRKGEGVDTGAAAEIPPPGDDFAPPSAGEASEDLPF from the coding sequence ATGGCAACTCGCGGACTCAACAAAGTGATGTTGATCGGCCATGTCGGCCGCGATCCCGAAATCAAGTACACCCCGGGCGGCCTGGCCGTGGCGACCTTCAGTGTTGCCACCAACGAGAGTTTCAAAGACAAGGAGGGGAAGCAGCAGGACCGCACGGAGTGGCATCGCATCGTGGCGTTTGGCCGGACCGCCGAAGTCATGGGCGAGTATCTCAAAAAGGGGCAACTGGTCTACGTCGAAGGCCGGCTGCAAACGCGCTCGTGGGATGACGACAAAGGCCAGAAACGCTACATCACCGAAATTGTGGCGAATAGCGTGCAGTTTCTCAGCCGCAAGGGTGAAGGGGTTGACACCGGCGCGGCTGCCGAGATTCCGCCGCCCGGTGATGACTTTGCGCCCCCCTCGGCAGGCGAGGCTTCGGAAGATCTGCCATTCTAA
- the udk gene encoding uridine kinase: protein MHKNWTKRGILIGIAGGSGSGKTMVTQKIVGQLGSDRVIIIEQDSYYRNLNHLSIEERATYNFDHPSSIDSELLIRHIKELLSGHSIDIPIYDFTTHTRRPETRRTGPHDVIVLEGILILDNPALRELMDIKVYVDTDADLRFIRRLKRDTTERGRTVQSVIEQYEKSVRPMHLQFVEPSKRYADLIIPEGGYNLVAIDLLRTKIAALLKERQS from the coding sequence ATGCATAAGAACTGGACAAAGCGAGGCATTTTGATCGGCATTGCCGGCGGCTCCGGCTCCGGCAAGACCATGGTTACCCAAAAGATCGTCGGCCAACTCGGCAGCGATCGCGTCATCATCATCGAGCAGGATTCCTACTACCGCAACCTCAACCATCTTTCCATCGAGGAACGCGCGACCTACAATTTCGACCATCCTTCCTCGATCGATTCCGAGCTGCTGATCCGTCACATCAAAGAACTGCTGAGCGGGCATTCGATCGACATCCCGATCTATGATTTCACCACGCATACACGCCGGCCGGAAACCCGGCGCACCGGCCCGCATGACGTCATCGTGCTCGAGGGCATTCTCATTCTCGACAATCCGGCGCTGCGCGAGCTGATGGACATCAAGGTCTATGTGGATACCGATGCCGACCTGCGCTTCATCCGCCGGCTGAAGCGCGACACCACCGAGCGCGGCCGCACCGTGCAGTCGGTGATCGAGCAGTACGAAAAAAGCGTGCGGCCCATGCATTTGCAGTTCGTCGAGCCGAGCAAGCGCTACGCCGATCTCATCATTCCGGAAGGCGGCTACAATCTCGTTGCCATCGATTTGCTGCGCACCAAGATAGCCGCGCTGTTGAAGGAAAGACAGTCGTAA
- a CDS encoding MBL fold metallo-hydrolase, with the protein MFIYDRAIRLLGSRLTFDARTRSELVCVSHAHADHARTHHLTYATPATAALMHARLGKSPIKPVPFGAPVAIEGYRISFHPAGHILGSAQILAERDGERLLYTGDFNTEVGAAAEPLEIVPADTLIMECTYGHPRYKFPPRPELVEKLCEWAADNLKSGRVPIVIGYPLGKSQEAMKILTDNGFSLCVHGTILKLARVYEQFDYRFAPVEPLRRTSDLAGKVLILPRRAELTKLITRIPNKRTMFLSGWAIHEGFKHRCGVDEALPLSDHADFEGLLEFVRRVNPARIFVTHGPADFAVHLRQLGYDAQPLRANPQGELF; encoded by the coding sequence ATGTTCATCTACGATCGCGCCATTCGCCTGCTGGGATCACGCCTGACTTTCGATGCCCGCACCCGCAGTGAGCTGGTCTGCGTCTCGCATGCCCATGCCGATCACGCCCGGACCCATCATCTCACCTATGCCACCCCGGCCACGGCCGCGCTCATGCACGCTCGCCTGGGCAAATCCCCAATCAAACCGGTGCCATTCGGAGCGCCGGTGGCGATCGAGGGCTACCGTATCTCCTTTCATCCGGCCGGCCACATTCTCGGCTCGGCGCAAATTCTCGCGGAGCGCGACGGCGAGCGCTTGCTTTATACCGGGGACTTCAACACCGAGGTTGGCGCGGCGGCAGAGCCTCTGGAAATCGTGCCGGCCGACACGCTGATCATGGAATGCACGTACGGCCATCCGCGCTACAAATTTCCGCCGCGGCCCGAGCTGGTTGAAAAGTTGTGTGAATGGGCCGCTGACAACTTGAAATCGGGCCGCGTGCCGATCGTAATCGGTTACCCTTTGGGCAAATCGCAGGAGGCGATGAAGATTCTCACGGACAACGGTTTCTCGCTGTGCGTGCACGGCACCATTCTCAAGCTCGCGCGCGTCTATGAGCAATTCGATTACCGCTTTGCGCCGGTGGAACCATTGCGCCGCACTTCCGATCTGGCCGGCAAGGTGCTGATTCTGCCGCGGCGGGCGGAGTTGACGAAGCTGATTACCCGCATTCCCAACAAGCGCACGATGTTTCTTTCGGGGTGGGCGATACATGAAGGTTTCAAACACCGCTGCGGCGTGGATGAGGCTCTGCCGCTCTCGGATCACGCGGATTTCGAGGGACTGCTGGAGTTTGTCCGGCGGGTCAATCCCGCCAGGATTTTCGTGACGCACGGCCCGGCTGATTTTGCCGTGCACTTGCGACAACTCGGCTACGACGCCCAGCCGTTGCGCGCCAACCCCCAGGGTGAATTGTTTTGA
- a CDS encoding thymidine kinase, whose translation MPAYSEMGSIEVICGGMFSGKTEELIRRLRRAQIAKQRVTIFKPVIDDRYASDHIVSHNDQKLRSVPVRNAEEILANAGDAQVIGVDEGQFFDATLVRVCNQLAQRGVRVIVAGLDMDYRGVPFEPMPQLMAIAEQVTKTQAICMQCGEPASYTQRLTASRERVVVGATQIYEARCRKCYVPPER comes from the coding sequence ATGCCTGCATATTCTGAAATGGGATCCATCGAAGTGATTTGTGGCGGGATGTTCAGCGGCAAAACCGAGGAGTTGATTCGCCGCCTGCGCCGGGCGCAAATCGCCAAACAACGCGTGACGATTTTCAAACCCGTAATCGATGATCGCTATGCCAGCGACCACATCGTTTCCCACAACGACCAAAAGCTACGCTCCGTGCCGGTGAGAAACGCCGAAGAAATTCTCGCCAACGCCGGCGACGCCCAGGTCATTGGTGTGGACGAGGGCCAATTTTTCGACGCCACCCTGGTGCGGGTGTGCAACCAGTTGGCGCAGCGCGGCGTGCGCGTCATCGTCGCCGGCCTGGACATGGACTACCGCGGCGTGCCCTTCGAGCCCATGCCGCAACTCATGGCCATCGCCGAACAAGTCACCAAGACGCAGGCGATCTGCATGCAATGCGGGGAGCCTGCCAGCTATACGCAACGCCTGACTGCTTCACGCGAGCGCGTGGTGGTGGGCGCCACGCAAATCTACGAGGCCCGTTGCCGCAAGTGTTACGTGCCGCCCGAGCGCTGA